In Pithys albifrons albifrons isolate INPA30051 chromosome 32, PitAlb_v1, whole genome shotgun sequence, the genomic stretch actccatgatcgtgggggtcccttcccactcagcacattctgggattctgtgacaccagctgggctggtcccagtgcatgAGGAACCTCATCCCCCAGAAAGAACTATGGGTGCCCCCTGTGTGGGAAGGGGTCCCAGCCCAACCCCAGCAGGCATGGAGGAAGGCgggacaccctcctgcaggtgggatgtgcatcAGACTTGGGCCCCCCACAAGCCACTTGTAACACTTCAAAACTGGGCATTTtaagccccctcagcccccagtggagccagggggtcCCTGCGACCCCCAGCATGAGGAAGTGTCTCCCAAGAGCTAATTAGAACCCCTAAAAATTGgttgaaaacagcaggatttttcagTCAATAGGGTCATCTCATCCCCCCAAAATGGAAGAGGTTCAATTCAGCccatgaaaaagagaagggaaaccctcaaaagatatttaaagccCCCTGAACgagtgggaagcagcaggatcccctcaaaaagagctccctgtgtcccttcctgTGGGGCCCCACTCCAAGGCctgatgtcacatgtcccccacactccctcacaATAACCCcctcaggacaggagggcacCCCAAAAGCTCCCTCAGTTTTTCCACACACCCCATCTCTTGTCTCCCAATCCCCACCCCATccccctccaagtcccatcccaaccctcccaatttgcatccaagccctcccaattttatcccatcctccctgggtttgtatcatccccttctcctgctgctgactccccTTAAGTGGGTTCAAGTTGCATTAAAacattttgggatgggattgagtcatttcaagGTGGCATGGAGCCATTTAggggtgggattgaggtgttatgagctgacagatcaatccctctcagatattggagtgcaaaatgatggagaaatgtcagtcgGTCTGGAGACCTCcagttttggggaaaactctcccaaatccccacagaaccATGAAATCTTCCTAAATATCTCTTTGAAGCCCAAATTCCTGTCCCAATTTCCAGGAGAATGGtggaaatttagatgtcttttttcaatttcttcattttaatctCAATTTCAGGTGATATTAAGGGATTAAAAtggaacaaataaaataaaaaaggacaaaaaaatgaaTCTTCTGATTGTACATGGGGTTGGCTTGGGTGgcccacagagaggcagagcaacagagaattggaattatggaattattgagtttagaaaagttctgaaacaccAGTCAGGATTCCTTGAGGCCACAAGATAAACTAAGGGTATGGAGCAGGGGAGATGTTTAGGGTCAAAAGTCAGCAACTcccccttcccaatgaatttcccacttcagtctgtgtccccataTGTGATGGCTTTGAcgtggcaaaatgccaagtaatcatttcagaggcaaagtctcctcttctgtcccccaaaaaccaaaacacaggacatagttcagcagaacaaggtatattgaacagaaaataaaatggaaaaccaataaaatacaaactacagactaagaataaaaggtaggaagaacaaacaggaaataaatttcaatttCCCCAGTATCTTGGTCtccccccaggagctctgcaatgcCAACAAACTTCTTGCTCATCCGgcatgaagaaggaaaatccctcctccctctcctatctgagatgtcagaatatgggatgCAATAGAGTTGGCCGGTaggagtcagctgggctgaCCCAGCTCTAGTTagctgattgtccaaggccttgctctaaaaactaaagcctaaatctgggcctaactaaacccatgacaccatggatgtttCTCCCCCTGTGTTAATTCAAGTGCCCACGGAGaagcaggaggatgtggagaccaccagccaggggtATTCCAAATGTGGgtcacaaggaatgtgggtgatagagatggagcagcagatgaagctcCTCCCACAGTCGGGGCACTCGTGGGGCTTCCCTTACTGGTGAGTCcgttggtgtttggtcaaagcagagctgctggtgaagctcttcccacactcgtcacATTCATAAGGCCTCTTACCAGTGTGGATCCGCCGGTGGATGATGAGGTCGGATTTAttgttgaatctcttcccgcagtcggtacagcagaagggcctctcgtccgtgtgtgtgcgctgatgttTGAGGAGAattgagctggtctgaaacctcttctcacactcggaacactcaaacggcctttccccagtgtgggtcaTCCGGTGGATGATGAGCTCAGAGTTAcggatgaagctcttcccacagtccccaCATTTGtgaggcctctccccggtgtggcTGCCCCGGTGGTAGGTGAGGGTGGAGTTATGTTTGAATCTTTTCCCacagtcggtgcagcagaagggcctctcccctgtgtgtgtgcgctgatgaaCGAGGAGATCTGAGCTGGTCCAACACCActtcccacactgggaacactcgtagggacgttccccagtgtggatcatctggtggctGATCAGGGTGGAGCTCCGACTGAAGcacttcccacattccctacatgtgtagggccgttccccagtgtgaaTCATCTGGTGCTggatcaggtgggagctcttgctgaatcccttcccacattccaagcatttgtagcgcttctccctgctctgaagctgctgctgcacccccaggtTAGAGCTCTGGTTGACGCTCTGGCCATCTTTCCCACCCTGGGTGCCTCTTTCCTGCTCAGAGGACCCAAAACTCGGttgagagcttctcctcctgaggGATCTCCGTGGCTTTTTCTCCTCGGTGACTTCCTGCACTGTAGAGCTCTTCAAagtggcctctgccaccaggttctgctggggggatttgtcctccgtgctccccgtgctcagctcggggcctggggcaggaaggaacaaggacactcagggcatttgcctccggcccacagggaaggccaaggacatccccccaaacccggccccggcaggacggtgtcggcagcggggttgtcctgcagtcggggccatgctgggctggaagatgcagcacaaggcaGGGGCAAATGGGCACTGACTTCCACCTCACCTGCCTGGAGgtcccggggcatcttcctcttcctcgcagcctcctcctccacctggccaagctttggaaaggagaaatcctggtattttgggggaaaaaagaaggtgtGAGCACAATGGGTTGGGGGTTCCTCTTGCCCCAATCCATCTCTAGAAATCACTGGGCTCCTCGTGGCCTAAAAAACCTCTAAAACAACAAAGTTCAGCCCAAAAAACACTCCCAGAAGTTTTTTGTCTTTGGCCTCTCTTCTTTGGGGTTCTGggtgtccctcctgtcctggctgttggGGGTCTCCTGTGTACTGGGGGTTCTGCTTCTCAAGGGTCCccaccctctccaggctgccagggGTCCAGGAGAACCCTACCTGCccattcctggttttccagcccccaaacccccattTCTTTGACTACAGGATCCCTATGATCCCCCTTTCCCACACATCCCACATCTCTCAGAatccacactcccttttcctttaacctgaCACCCCCTGGACTCCTCTTTCTGTGTACAGGgaccccctgcaccccccaaTAATCTTTCCCCACCTCCagtcctgctttttcttcatcttgAGCCCCTCCTGTTCCCACATTCCCAGGCACCGGGGAGCCCttgcacccccttatcctgcaccaatatccacctgcaccccctttccttggcatcCCACCTTTTGCAGTCCCCAcacccctctttttcttgactctggGACTCCccctcctgcatttcccagaccacagactcTCCCCTTTATGGGGCACTGGGAATTCATTTGAACCCCTTTTTCTGGCTATCCTGGGTGCCCTTACCCCATGAGTCCCTTTGTTCGACATCAGGGACCCCTGAAACCCCTTTCCTGAGCACAGAGTCTCCCTGGACCCCCCATTCCACTTCTCCAAGCCCCTACAGCCCACATTCCTTGGCCCTGTGACCCCCTGAAAATTCCAAACCCCCTGCACCCACAAGATTCATGCAAAACATCAAGAGTCAGCCAAaaaaagctctgccaggagttccccctctctggtctctccactcTGGGGTTTGGGAGGGCTCCCCTGTTcaggctctgggggtcccatgTGTACTGGGAGGTCCCCTCCCCAACCTGCCAATGAAGGGCCTGACACAGGAACACCAACCCCACCAAGGGGGGTCCCCGCATCCCCCCGcccaccaaggggctctgccaggaacCAACACTGGGACACCCAAAAACACCACCCTGGTACCCCAATAGCCCCCaaggggcattcccagctcagctttggggtcGCTCAAGCCCCAACCATCCCTcgaacacaaaccaaacccccagagcccctacaggctattcggggctcggctcgggggtcccgcagcactttgtcggggccctttgctgtccctgtgtgcagctccggccccgccccgcggcagccccagcgcgggctccaaggagcggcacgTCCTGATGCCATTGGGGGCTTTGtccgggcccatcccggctctcgtgttccctggcacagcccttatggcccttggtggggcagcaggggcactgtggagtttggaggtcccttctctttccctgttctCCTGCTGACTTGAAACCTCCTCGTGTGCACTCGGAGcaccagaagaggaaaaggaggagcgtGGCTGTCACCTGCCCTTCTCCTGGTGATCTTCCTGGGTCGGCCCCGCTCCCTCCATCAGCAGGGGAGGCCCAGCGGGGCAGACAGAGCAGTTTTGGGAGGCGTTGTGAGCAACGGGCTTttgagagaacaggtctacccgtcTGCCGGTGCCGCCAGGTCTGCCCGtggaggggcagagaagggagggaggccCGCGGGTTAAAGAGAAGGTGCGCCAGAGACAGCAGGTCTACCCAGGGGACCgggagagaacaggtctacccagGGGACCGAAATGGAACAGGTCTACCCATCACcctgagagagaacaggtctacccaccCACCCTAATACACGCGGGTCCCTTGGCATCCCAGACAGGGCGGGACACTGAACCCCAAACTGAAAAGACCAGAGGAGGGGAACTTCTGGGAGGAGTTTTTTGGGTTAATTTCCATATTTTGAAATGAGTTTTGGATGAATCTTGATGTCTTGCAAGTTTGAGGTTGATGAGGGTTGTTTTTGGCCTGACTCTTGGTAGTTTGGAGCTTATTATGGACACCAAATGCCTGGTGACCTCtggagatggggagcagagaggggtgaTAATGGAGCTGGGGGATAGTGGAGCTTCTCCTCTGACTCTCTGCTTAGGGTGGTGATTCCAAAGGCACTTTTCTCTCCAGGTTGCTGAGGGTGCCCTTTCTCTGGAATCCCTGTTTTGGGGTCCCAGGGGGTTCCCAagcacccacagcagagggTCAGGGGCAAAAGTACCCCTGGGACCCTCAGGAGTCCTGAGTGGGACCCTGAAGAGAGGGGAATTCCAGAACCCCAAAGGGGTCAGATCACGGAGTCAGACCCCTGAAATTCCCGggatctccagcagcctggaaaaggaagaacccCAGAGAGGGGACCCCAAAACATAAGGCACCCCCCAACAGCCTGCCAGCgaggacccccagagccccaaagtggagagaccacAGAGAGCAAAgttttgggagggtttttggGAGGTGAATCTTGGTGGTTGGAATTGCTTTCATCTTAATTTTCATACTTTGGAGGAGGTTTTAGCCAAAttttgatggtttggggttttaggagatttgtgccaggcacctccatgTGGGGGAatgggaggatcccaggagTTTCCACCATCCAGGGAGGCTCCTCAAGCAAAGCCCCTTTGGGGCTTGTTCCCCCAACTGTGCTCACCCCTCACTCGCTCACAccattcccttttccaagagcatcatccccaaATGGCCCCTTTCAGCttctagaaagaaaacaatcaataaatcccattttcctgcttcttagGCCTGCCCATGTGTCtcactcagcttcagttctccCTGTTTCAGTTGTCATTTTGAGATCCCAGTTTTGGAGACCTGGCgtggtttggggggtctgggaggcTTTTGAGGGGCCCTGGGGTGGTTTTGCAGGGTCTGGGGAGAGTTTGGGGGTTCTGGTAGGCAGTTCAGGGGAATCCTGGGGTGTTTTGGGAATGTCTGGAAGTAGCCAGGGGGTCCTGGATTGGTTTGGAGAGACTGGGAGAGAatggagggaggggggggggcgGCTCGATgtggtttgggggtcctggCGGTCTttaggggggtgggggggtgtcTGGGTAGGAGTCTGGGGGGAGGTTGAGGGAATTTAGGGAGGGTTATGTGTCCTAGAAGGGGGTTTAGTGGGTCCTGCCATGCTTTGGGGGTCTGGGAGAGAGTTTAGGTCAGTTCTGGGGGTAGTTCAGGGATTCCTGGGCAGTTTAGACTGTCTGGCTGAGGTTTGGGATTCTGGGAAGGGGATTTAAGGTAGTTCGGTGGTTTCCGGGTATTTCAGACGGTCTGGGAAAGGATTGGtggtctgggagggggtttgggggggtctctggagtgtctgagggtcccagaGTGTTTCAGAAGCTCGGGAGAGACCAGGTGCGgaatttggggcatcctggggggaTCCAGAGACTTTTGGGGGTCCCGGGTGGGCGGTTTGGGGCTCTCAAGAGTATTttcgggggggatttggggcgttCTGAGGCgcatcccggggtggggggaggggcttacccggcttctTCACCTTCGCGGCCAAAACGGCCCCGGCGGGGTCCCGGGGCTCTGTGAGGGGCGGGCGGGTTAGGAGGGACCCCCTAAACCCGCCCTGAGTCCTCCAAATGCCCCCCAAATGCTCCCAAAATTTTCCGAAATCACCCCAAACTCGCCGCCATTGCTCAACTCTCCCGGCAGCGCCCTCGAGTCCCGCCCTTCGCCTGAGCCGCCTCTGATTGGTTTCCTGGCGTGCCCGTCTCGGCTCGCAGCCAATCATCGTTCAGGATTGCAGCGCGCGGTGGCGGCGCAGGGAGACCCGCGCCATTTTGAGCCTGTCCCGTACTACAACTCCCGTCATGCACCGCCGCTCGTTCTGGCCAATCACAGGCTGGACATCAACTCCCGTGTCTCCCGCGGCCAATCGGGTCGGTCCCAGCCGGTTTGcggccccccaagtgcccccggaccccaaactgccccagaagtgcccccggatcccaaactgccccagaagtgccccccggaccccaaactgcgCTTGAAG encodes the following:
- the LOC139684150 gene encoding zinc finger protein 3-like, with the protein product MPRDLQAGPELSTGSTEDKSPQQNLVAEATLKSSTVQEVTEEKKPRRSLRRRSSQPSFGSSEQERGTQGGKDGQSVNQSSNLGVQQQLQSREKRYKCLECGKGFSKSSHLIQHQMIHTGERPYTCRECGKCFSRSSTLISHQMIHTGERPYECSQCGKWCWTSSDLLVHQRTHTGERPFCCTDCGKRFKHNSTLTYHRGSHTGERPHKCGDCGKSFIRNSELIIHRMTHTGERPFECSECEKRFQTSSILLKHQRTHTDERPFCCTDCGKRFNNKSDLIIHRRIHTGKRPYECDECGKSFTSSSALTKHQRTHQ